Proteins encoded within one genomic window of Halodesulfurarchaeum formicicum:
- a CDS encoding signal peptidase I yields MSESETESADGTEPGRLTRLGAFLRAKLVPSTPREAVHLLALAVLLAIVIPFVIFAIPQVVGAEQSYVVLSGSMEPAISPGDVVIVNAVPASAVEVGDVITYGGSQTSPPTTHRVIDIQQQDGELVFETKGDNNENADIALTAASSLRGKVMELPVGIPGNKHNLFVMPFIGFVAQFAQTQLGFLLFVGIPLSLLAISEFWRFISLSRAEAEERETEPAADPEEQPTYSVPQTWIFVAVAVLAGAGGFGAHYAYQTQNPLIATVAVGALVAGILLAAMLVVQAEPANQERDAGEPATQPQPDGEVKQ; encoded by the coding sequence ATGAGCGAGTCAGAGACGGAATCCGCGGACGGGACGGAGCCGGGACGGCTCACCCGGCTGGGTGCATTCCTCCGTGCCAAACTCGTTCCGTCGACGCCCCGCGAAGCAGTTCACCTGCTCGCGTTGGCAGTCCTATTGGCCATCGTCATCCCCTTTGTCATCTTCGCCATTCCACAGGTCGTCGGGGCCGAGCAGAGTTACGTGGTGCTGAGTGGCAGCATGGAGCCGGCCATCAGCCCGGGAGATGTCGTCATCGTGAACGCGGTGCCGGCCTCGGCCGTCGAAGTGGGTGATGTAATCACCTACGGGGGGAGTCAGACGAGTCCCCCGACGACCCACCGCGTGATCGACATTCAGCAACAGGACGGGGAGCTGGTCTTCGAGACGAAAGGTGACAACAACGAGAACGCCGATATCGCGCTGACGGCGGCCTCGTCGCTCCGGGGGAAAGTGATGGAACTCCCGGTCGGGATCCCCGGAAACAAGCACAACCTGTTCGTGATGCCGTTCATCGGTTTCGTCGCGCAGTTTGCCCAGACCCAGTTAGGATTCCTGCTCTTCGTGGGAATTCCACTTTCCCTACTGGCGATCTCGGAGTTCTGGCGATTCATTTCGCTGAGTCGTGCGGAGGCTGAAGAGCGGGAAACGGAACCGGCCGCCGATCCGGAGGAGCAGCCGACCTACAGCGTTCCACAGACCTGGATCTTCGTCGCCGTGGCTGTCCTGGCTGGGGCGGGCGGGTTTGGCGCACACTACGCGTATCAGACCCAGAACCCGCTGATCGCAACGGTCGCAGTGGGCGCGCTGGTGGCTGGAATACTACTAGCTGCGATGCTCGTCGTGCAGGCCGAACCGGCGAACCAGGAGCGTGACGCCGGCGAGCCTGCGACCCAACCCCAGCCTGATGGGGAGGTGAAACAATGA
- a CDS encoding SipW-dependent-type signal peptide-containing protein, with translation MSEEDSNNTFEISRRKTLAALGTIGAASAGAGLGTSAWFNDTESFENNTISAGDLDLKVDWQQTYNGPHPETGEIGWHPVNAYPDTDGDGLQDLNGVRYSGAGDVDPVFDAADIPGCCDCEEGEYYLTFGGESYCIEPLSGVGSVEDFYDYVGTGGAVEYSSQNDAIQREDASVIFLYEDGDGNLSLVFVNDAYTNEDGGSAASFTIEGAPQDTGWLVGDGEWKVKDDTEGDLNQGFEQYEEWEIDWAWGPDRTDGGAIGYFEDDFAIEISPSFNGAADRDQLGSGQIEELVVLSGGSGLGDGSDEILLRDGIGDEAVGPIALHSACGIESGEELPEDVFTSDLYPDQEHLIEFADLKPGDEGEVTFSLHLCDNPGYIWMNGQLVSASENGVTEPEAAAEGEEEDVVELLDKVEVTLWYDTDCDNELGDEEEIIADGIPLRDALDALSQNGGLGIPLDGDRSTEFDELEDAADDENRDPFENSTTQCIGFEWELPGEEVGNEIQTDSAVFDLGFYTEQARHNDGAGQSIDENDTQDGDHGTDENGTGV, from the coding sequence ATGTCAGAGGAAGACAGCAACAACACGTTCGAGATTTCGCGGCGAAAGACACTCGCCGCGTTAGGTACCATCGGTGCCGCCTCCGCGGGGGCGGGACTGGGAACGAGTGCGTGGTTCAACGATACAGAGTCATTCGAGAATAATACGATCTCGGCCGGCGACCTCGACCTGAAAGTTGATTGGCAGCAGACCTACAACGGACCGCACCCGGAAACGGGAGAGATCGGATGGCATCCTGTCAACGCGTATCCGGATACTGATGGTGATGGTCTCCAGGACCTCAACGGCGTCAGGTACTCCGGTGCGGGGGACGTGGATCCAGTATTCGATGCGGCTGATATTCCCGGCTGTTGTGACTGTGAAGAGGGTGAATACTACCTGACCTTCGGTGGCGAATCGTACTGTATCGAACCGTTGAGTGGGGTGGGGAGTGTCGAAGACTTTTACGACTACGTCGGGACTGGAGGTGCGGTCGAGTACTCCTCCCAAAACGATGCAATTCAGCGAGAAGATGCGAGCGTCATTTTCCTTTACGAAGATGGTGATGGGAATCTCAGCCTCGTCTTTGTCAACGATGCATACACGAACGAGGACGGCGGAAGCGCTGCCTCGTTTACCATAGAGGGGGCTCCCCAGGACACCGGTTGGTTGGTCGGAGATGGTGAATGGAAGGTCAAAGATGACACTGAGGGCGACCTCAATCAAGGATTCGAGCAGTACGAAGAGTGGGAGATCGACTGGGCATGGGGCCCCGATCGGACAGACGGGGGAGCAATTGGCTACTTCGAAGATGACTTCGCTATCGAAATCTCGCCTTCCTTCAACGGTGCGGCCGACCGAGACCAACTCGGTTCGGGCCAAATCGAAGAGCTGGTCGTTCTGAGTGGCGGGAGTGGACTCGGAGACGGCTCTGACGAGATCCTCCTTAGAGACGGGATTGGCGATGAGGCAGTAGGTCCCATTGCACTTCACAGTGCATGCGGCATCGAAAGCGGTGAGGAACTTCCGGAGGACGTCTTCACCAGCGATCTCTACCCCGACCAGGAACACCTCATCGAGTTCGCCGACCTCAAGCCAGGCGACGAGGGCGAGGTCACCTTCAGCCTCCACCTGTGTGACAACCCTGGCTACATCTGGATGAACGGCCAGCTCGTCAGTGCTTCCGAAAACGGCGTGACCGAACCCGAGGCCGCGGCAGAGGGCGAAGAGGAAGACGTCGTCGAACTCCTCGACAAAGTCGAAGTCACGCTCTGGTACGACACGGACTGTGACAACGAACTCGGGGATGAGGAAGAGATCATCGCCGACGGAATTCCGCTTCGGGACGCCCTCGATGCCCTCTCGCAGAACGGGGGCCTTGGCATTCCGCTCGACGGCGACCGCAGTACGGAGTTCGACGAACTCGAGGACGCCGCGGATGACGAGAATCGCGATCCCTTCGAGAACTCCACCACCCAGTGCATCGGCTTCGAGTGGGAGCTGCCGGGTGAGGAGGTCGGGAACGAGATCCAGACCGACAGCGCCGTCTTCGATCTGGGCTTCTACACCGAGCAGGCCCGCCACAACGACGGTGCGGGACAATCCATCGACGAGAACGACACTCAGGATGGGGACCACGGCACCGACGAAAACGGAACTGGGGTCTGA
- a CDS encoding SipW-dependent-type signal peptide-containing protein, translated as MTENEDTNTFEISRRKTLAALGTIGAASAGAGLGTSAWFNDTENFEGNTLTAGSLDLKVDWEEHYYDGSAGEDFVSWIGAAERVPDGSQAFPMTATGALPRATVSEGDVTAFMQATAVEANPDEDGDNLVDGGPYDEVNDETDGQWDVIACEDYPDPDALERPMIEIEDLKPGDFGEVTFSLHLCDNPGYVWMTGELLEADENGVTEPEGADPAEIDDLVELLDVVQTSLWYDEDCDNQADGEETVIFENLSLRSALDLLSGTDPGLPLKPQFVDSEPNGEVDNPLVGPGTCSTESTFDTEHTTGDVVTVDEEEVEISGNPKCGEFGLEEVIKVESEDLPGDGNTDVYTTTYGDIEITQKGQTIQWRTDSSPDGEFNEAEDGFCMSKVAVKGGQSGGNVYSYDNDNGNDNFDDDAEAELSSGETEEWLETPTGQDISHISFCVDPEYTGSNGNGGNGEEENGECFENSTTQCIGFEWWVPADTGNEIQSDRAVFDLGFYTEQCRHNDGSGTQVSEGNSS; from the coding sequence ATGACCGAAAACGAGGATACCAACACGTTCGAGATCTCGCGGCGGAAGACACTCGCCGCACTGGGTACCATCGGTGCCGCCTCCGCGGGGGCGGGACTGGGAACATCGGCCTGGTTCAACGACACGGAGAACTTCGAGGGCAACACACTGACCGCTGGCTCACTCGATCTGAAGGTCGACTGGGAGGAGCACTACTACGATGGGTCCGCTGGCGAGGATTTCGTCAGCTGGATCGGGGCAGCGGAACGGGTTCCCGATGGGTCACAGGCCTTCCCCATGACCGCAACCGGAGCCCTTCCTCGGGCGACCGTTTCTGAGGGGGATGTCACGGCGTTCATGCAGGCGACGGCCGTCGAGGCCAACCCTGACGAAGACGGCGACAACCTCGTCGATGGTGGCCCCTACGATGAAGTGAACGACGAAACGGACGGGCAATGGGACGTCATCGCGTGTGAGGATTACCCGGACCCGGACGCACTGGAACGCCCGATGATCGAGATCGAGGACCTCAAGCCGGGGGACTTCGGCGAGGTCACCTTCAGTCTCCACCTGTGTGACAACCCGGGCTACGTCTGGATGACCGGTGAACTCCTGGAGGCCGATGAGAACGGCGTCACCGAACCCGAAGGCGCTGACCCGGCTGAGATCGACGACCTCGTCGAACTGCTCGACGTCGTTCAGACGTCCCTCTGGTACGACGAGGACTGTGACAACCAGGCGGACGGCGAGGAGACGGTCATTTTCGAGAATCTCTCCTTGCGCTCCGCGCTGGACCTGCTCTCAGGGACCGACCCCGGACTCCCGCTGAAGCCCCAGTTCGTCGATTCGGAACCCAACGGTGAGGTTGACAACCCACTTGTGGGTCCGGGAACCTGCAGCACGGAATCCACATTCGACACCGAGCACACTACTGGCGACGTGGTCACCGTGGACGAAGAGGAAGTCGAGATTTCCGGGAACCCCAAGTGTGGGGAATTCGGGCTCGAAGAAGTAATCAAGGTCGAATCCGAGGACCTGCCGGGTGACGGCAACACGGACGTCTACACCACAACCTACGGCGACATCGAGATCACCCAGAAGGGCCAGACGATCCAGTGGCGGACCGACTCCTCACCGGACGGCGAGTTCAACGAAGCGGAGGACGGCTTCTGTATGAGCAAGGTCGCTGTCAAGGGCGGTCAGTCTGGCGGCAACGTCTACAGCTACGACAACGACAACGGGAACGACAACTTCGACGACGATGCCGAGGCCGAACTAAGCAGTGGGGAGACCGAAGAATGGCTCGAAACGCCGACCGGTCAGGACATCAGTCACATTAGCTTCTGTGTCGATCCCGAGTACACCGGCTCCAACGGGAACGGTGGGAATGGGGAAGAGGAGAACGGCGAGTGCTTCGAGAACTCCACGACCCAGTGCATCGGCTTCGAGTGGTGGGTCCCGGCCGATACGGGCAACGAGATCCAGTCGGATCGTGCCGTCTTCGACCTGGGCTTCTACACCGAGCAGTGCCGCCACAACGACGGGTCGGGGACGCAAGTCTCAGAGGGAAATAGCAGCTAG
- a CDS encoding ICP22 family protein — protein MTRTAWTSIVGTVIVVIALVGAPFAASTALDDQSGQTVALFSDDDSVNATLTVQQSEIDGTVETWTERRGDGFTLFVKLPPGFDNPETLEIGHRTDGTWKLLETTVVESGNESDRPVLRATVSGFSPFGVFDSNVTTENASAMNESALLTVDVQGPEESGGDEEPTQDGESNATNSNETDSPAVSNGTVQNETADNETEPRSQGDAGGSDEGQQESDGEAENETSPTDDRNETNTTPSTNVTDDEFANESTDDGNVTTEMPDQENETVEDSNVSGSDTNETVENETTTESDVVENDTDVVENETTTESTESEQESDENDTTTADSEDEEQDLSQTDDDEDETDDDGDGEESGDADADDEEDEEEDDSDDEEDEEEDDSDDEEDEEEDDSDDEEDEEEDDSDDEEDEEEDDSDDEEDEEEDDSDDEEEDEEGDSDDEEDEN, from the coding sequence ATGACCCGCACTGCCTGGACCTCGATCGTCGGCACGGTGATCGTCGTGATCGCGCTCGTCGGTGCGCCGTTCGCCGCGAGTACGGCTCTGGATGACCAATCGGGCCAAACGGTCGCCCTGTTCAGCGACGACGATAGCGTGAACGCGACCTTGACAGTCCAACAGAGCGAAATCGACGGCACGGTGGAGACCTGGACCGAACGCCGTGGCGATGGGTTTACCCTGTTCGTGAAACTGCCACCGGGATTCGATAACCCGGAGACGTTAGAGATCGGCCATCGGACGGACGGGACCTGGAAACTCCTGGAGACGACCGTGGTCGAGTCCGGGAACGAGTCTGACCGTCCAGTGTTGCGGGCGACGGTCTCCGGGTTCAGTCCGTTCGGGGTCTTCGACTCGAATGTTACCACGGAAAATGCCTCGGCGATGAACGAGTCCGCGCTCCTGACCGTCGACGTTCAGGGTCCGGAGGAGAGTGGGGGTGACGAGGAGCCGACCCAAGATGGTGAATCGAACGCCACCAACAGCAACGAAACGGATTCACCGGCGGTCTCGAACGGAACCGTCCAGAACGAGACTGCGGACAACGAAACTGAGCCGCGTTCACAGGGCGACGCAGGTGGATCCGATGAGGGGCAACAGGAGTCCGATGGCGAGGCTGAAAACGAAACCTCGCCAACTGACGACAGAAACGAGACGAACACGACGCCCTCGACGAACGTCACAGACGACGAGTTCGCAAATGAATCGACTGACGACGGGAACGTGACGACTGAGATGCCCGATCAGGAGAACGAAACCGTCGAGGACTCGAACGTGAGCGGTAGCGACACCAACGAAACTGTCGAGAACGAGACCACAACTGAATCCGACGTTGTCGAAAACGACACCGATGTGGTGGAGAACGAGACCACCACAGAAAGTACGGAGTCCGAGCAGGAGTCGGACGAGAATGACACGACGACTGCGGACAGCGAGGATGAAGAGCAGGACCTGTCACAGACAGATGACGATGAAGACGAGACTGACGATGATGGTGATGGTGAGGAAAGCGGCGATGCCGACGCTGATGATGAGGAAGACGAAGAAGAGGACGACTCCGACGACGAAGAAGACGAAGAAGAGGACGACTCCGACGACGAAGAAGACGAAGAAGAGGACGACTCCGACGACGAAGAAGACGAAGAAGAGGACGACTCCGACGACGAAGAAGACGAAGAAGAGGACGACTCCGACGACGAAGAAGACGAAGAAGAGGACGACTCCGACGACGAAGAAGAGGACGAAGAGGGCGATTCCGACGACGAAGAAGACGAAAACTGA
- a CDS encoding DUF7344 domain-containing protein, translating to MPTIRSGAMDPDTAFSLLSNQRRRHVLCLLAERGEAVPLSDVATEIASRMNDVDPDKVEDADYRSVYVALYQNHVPRLAEAGVVEYDDTARTARIARNQRTWELLQYAGVDTEKTWECEYLLAGVLAVLAAPLGMLLAEGIVPAWWMYPVLVLIAALALIGTAQATASHQPSVSDCHSLVNSGT from the coding sequence ATGCCAACAATTAGGTCCGGTGCCATGGACCCCGACACCGCGTTCTCGCTTCTCAGCAACCAGCGGCGTCGGCACGTGTTGTGTCTCCTGGCCGAGCGCGGCGAGGCGGTCCCACTGAGTGATGTCGCCACCGAGATCGCCTCCAGAATGAACGACGTCGACCCGGACAAGGTCGAGGACGCGGACTATCGAAGTGTCTACGTGGCACTATATCAAAACCACGTGCCACGTCTGGCTGAGGCCGGGGTGGTGGAGTACGACGACACAGCGCGGACGGCCCGGATCGCCAGAAACCAGCGGACATGGGAGCTATTACAGTACGCCGGCGTCGACACCGAGAAAACCTGGGAGTGCGAGTATCTCCTCGCTGGTGTCCTGGCAGTCCTCGCAGCTCCCTTGGGAATGCTTCTTGCGGAGGGGATCGTTCCGGCGTGGTGGATGTATCCCGTCCTCGTGCTGATCGCTGCGCTGGCACTGATCGGCACCGCACAGGCCACCGCCTCCCATCAACCGTCAGTATCGGACTGCCACTCGCTGGTGAACTCGGGTACTTAG
- a CDS encoding SipW-dependent-type signal peptide-containing protein, translating to MSKDDNNTFEISRRKTLAALGTIGAASAGAGLGTSAWFNDTETFDNNIVTAGTLDLIVNYYSWWDQGMAGSGSVSGTADGEAVTAELSDVKPGDNGRIVLSPRIETNPAYLWLCGELTANDENGLTEPEALVDDTGGDPGEWQGELAQSIDVTVGYCDIQMDGGDLGPNDVSTEQEIWTGSLADFLMAIEAGVPLDGGSGVPEEGSFFEPGDQSCFAGTEDEGDTPSLCLEWEVPGEEVGNEIQGDSLEFDLQMYAEQCRHNDGTTNPCAPARTVSTGDGFSDISFEKALNMQALARGGSGRGEIQVHGDSGGVEDTNVYGSDTYPSNTDIPFTAEIDPTAQTASLTVNEVTVTDDDVTDGDANGDSTGDPEWPSGVPDYIDVSINASSASGNDVTTVVEDVVINGSPVSTSISENDGKEYLAVTNVDASSTATVEGTIRFEGSQSDYTTEDWVGIDFR from the coding sequence ATGTCAAAGGACGACAACAACACGTTCGAGATTTCGCGGCGGAAGACACTCGCCGCACTGGGTACCATCGGTGCCGCCTCCGCGGGGGCGGGACTGGGAACGAGCGCTTGGTTCAACGACACCGAAACGTTCGATAACAACATCGTCACGGCGGGAACTCTGGACCTCATCGTCAACTACTACTCCTGGTGGGACCAGGGAATGGCCGGATCGGGATCGGTTTCCGGCACAGCCGATGGTGAGGCGGTCACGGCCGAATTATCAGACGTCAAGCCTGGTGACAACGGCCGCATTGTCCTCTCGCCACGGATCGAGACCAACCCGGCGTATCTGTGGCTCTGTGGCGAACTGACCGCCAACGACGAGAACGGCCTCACCGAACCCGAGGCACTCGTCGACGACACCGGCGGTGACCCTGGTGAGTGGCAGGGCGAACTCGCCCAGAGCATCGATGTCACCGTTGGGTATTGTGACATCCAGATGGATGGTGGCGACTTGGGACCGAACGACGTCAGCACCGAACAGGAGATTTGGACCGGATCGCTTGCGGACTTCCTGATGGCCATCGAGGCTGGTGTTCCCCTCGATGGGGGCTCGGGAGTTCCTGAGGAGGGTAGCTTCTTCGAGCCAGGAGATCAGTCCTGCTTCGCGGGGACCGAAGACGAGGGTGACACACCTTCGCTCTGTCTCGAGTGGGAGGTGCCGGGTGAAGAGGTCGGTAACGAGATCCAGGGCGACTCACTCGAATTCGATCTCCAGATGTACGCCGAACAGTGCCGGCACAACGACGGCACTACGAACCCGTGTGCGCCAGCGCGTACGGTCTCGACAGGTGATGGGTTCAGCGACATTTCGTTCGAGAAGGCGCTGAACATGCAGGCACTCGCCCGCGGTGGCTCCGGTCGCGGGGAGATACAGGTCCACGGCGACAGCGGCGGTGTTGAGGACACCAACGTGTACGGTAGCGATACCTACCCGAGTAACACCGATATTCCGTTCACCGCGGAGATTGATCCTACAGCGCAGACTGCTTCGCTGACCGTGAACGAAGTGACCGTGACAGACGACGACGTAACAGACGGCGACGCGAACGGCGATTCGACGGGCGACCCCGAGTGGCCGAGCGGCGTTCCCGACTACATCGACGTCTCAATCAACGCCAGCAGCGCCTCCGGGAACGACGTCACGACGGTCGTCGAGGACGTCGTGATCAACGGCTCGCCCGTCTCCACGTCGATTAGCGAGAACGACGGCAAGGAGTACCTCGCCGTGACGAACGTCGACGCCTCCAGCACCGCCACCGTCGAGGGGACAATCCGCTTCGAAGGTTCGCAGAGCGACTACACCACCGAGGACTGGGTCGGCATCGACTTCCGCTGA
- a CDS encoding DUF7344 domain-containing protein — MSVVDHVPAFSRGDGLPEPEIHDVLRNERRRAALQFLRERAGEAHINELTTAIVHREADQESDTKSLRQSVYSSLHQTHIPKLEGADVVAYDEDSNVVRLTTNSRAVDRYLHLRPAHGVSWGEYYQLFAVTSLLVTLLVEMEVAVFAAIDPLPVLTVALVVLALSVGYQLWTRRWIYVRSLFS; from the coding sequence GTGAGCGTCGTCGATCACGTCCCCGCGTTCTCGCGGGGCGATGGCCTGCCCGAGCCGGAGATCCACGACGTCCTCAGGAACGAGCGCCGTCGGGCAGCCCTGCAGTTTCTGCGCGAGCGGGCCGGAGAGGCCCACATCAACGAATTGACGACCGCGATCGTGCATCGGGAGGCCGATCAAGAATCCGACACCAAGAGCCTTCGACAGAGTGTCTATAGCTCGTTACACCAGACCCATATTCCGAAACTCGAAGGGGCCGACGTGGTCGCCTACGACGAGGACTCGAACGTCGTTCGACTGACGACGAACTCCAGAGCGGTCGATCGATACCTCCACCTCCGACCGGCCCATGGAGTTTCCTGGGGAGAGTATTATCAGCTATTCGCCGTGACGAGTCTGCTCGTAACACTGCTCGTCGAAATGGAGGTCGCCGTCTTCGCCGCGATCGACCCGCTTCCGGTCCTCACAGTTGCGCTCGTTGTGCTGGCCCTCTCGGTTGGCTATCAGCTCTGGACCCGGCGCTGGATCTACGTCCGAAGTCTCTTCTCCTAG